Genomic DNA from Hordeum vulgare subsp. vulgare chromosome 2H, MorexV3_pseudomolecules_assembly, whole genome shotgun sequence:
ggacagagggagtagctaTATGCGTACATGTTTATACTAGTACATGCTAGTATGCTCCGTAATTAGTATGCCGTTAATCTAGTGAATGCCATGAGAGATTATTTTGTGAATTAATCTAATCAAAAAAATGTCTATTTACTAAAGAGATTTGGGATAAAAGGATCAACCTAACTACAGGCCGAAATGCTCATACACACATTGGACAAGGAGGATCCATGGGGGGACAGCCTGAACGTGTCTTTCCAGATAGGGCAACAATTACGGGAAAATTCGCTTTCTAGCAATTATGTATTTTCGATAAGAAGGTAATGAATGATGTAGAGAAGAGCTTTGCTAAGCCTGAAAACGAACTGAAAATCAACATGTTGTTTCTTCCTTCCCCTCCACGTTCCTGAATCCTGACCAACATCACGCGCGTCAAGTTGGCACCAAGTGGCATGCATCGATCATCATCTCACACGGTCCATGAGGCAGACCTCTTGAGCACAGGGTTCATGGCCTTGTCCTCCTCGAGGGAGATCATGCCCAGGTGGGACGGGTCCTCCAGCATCATCTTGGCCACCAGGTAGCCCGCGATGGACCACGTCTGGTGCTTCCTCGCCTGCTTCCCGACGTACCGGCCTAGCTTGCCGTCGTAGTACTCCGGCCAGCTGTCCCTCGCCAGCCTCGCCTCCGCCAGATCGATCGCTCGCCTCGCGATCTTGAGCCGCCCGGTCTTGATGCAGGCCGCCGTCAGGAGCCAGATCAGAACTGGGCGAATTAATGAAAGAATGAATCCATGGAGCTTCGATAATGAGTATATAATATATACATATAATGAGTGTGGTCCCTTACCAGGCCATGAGCCTCCGTTGTGGTAGCTCCACCTGGtgttcttggggtcgcagccggtGACGTTCTGCCACTCGTGTCCCTCGATGGCGGGGTAGCAGATCTTGAGCGGCATCTCGCCGATGAGGTCCTCCCACCGCTCCTCGATGAGGTCCATGATGGCGCCGGCCTGCTCGGGCGTGGCGAGCGATGCGAGGATGGCGACGCAGTTCCCGAGCGCGAACCAGCGGAAGTCCATCCTGGCGGGGCTGACGTTGCCGACGAAGTAGCCGCCGCGGGAGGGCATGAAGTCGAAGAGCCAGTCTGGGATGGACTCCGGGATGACGTTGAACTTGTTGACGGCCGTGTGGGAGTACTCCTCCGTCTTGAACCGGTAGATGTCGTTGAGCTGCTGGAAGTCGAGCCAGAAGTAGGTCCGCATGTGGTAGCTCAGCGCGTGCAGCCGCGTCACGATCCGCTCCATGATGTCCTTGTTCCCCTCCGCCTCCGGCTTCAGCAGCAGCAGCGCGCACCGCAGCGACATGAAGAACAGGGCTTGGATCTCGATCGGGTAACCGTAGACGCCCTGCCCAACACGATGACCACTCATTCTTATCACATCTATTAGTAATTCCAACCATTGATTCAGCTACTCCTAGTCCTAGCTGCGACGTGTGAGTGTGAGTGTGAGTGAGGTTGACGGGAACGGGTGCATACATACCATCCGGCGGTCGATCATGCAGCAGCCGTCGGCGCAGAGGAGGGTGGGGAAGGTGTCGAAGCCTTCGGCGAGGCACTGGTTCATGATGAGGCGGATGCCCTTCTGGCACTCGGGCGTCTCGGCCAGCGTGAGGTCGCCGGTGGACTTGGTGTAGGCGCGGAGCAGGATGATCCACCAGAACCCGGAGTCGGCCGGCGCCACGCGGCCGATGGCGCTCTCGCCGAAGTCCGCCGCCAGGGTGTCCACCCCGCGCTTCGGGTCCTTGAGCACCTTGAAGCTCGCCGGCATGGCGCCCTCGCCCAGCTTGAACCGGTCGATCCTCTTCTCCCACCCCTGCAGCAGCAGCGTCTTGAGCAGGAAGTTCTTCACGATTTCTGGCTCCCCGTTCATCAGGAACGCCAGCGCGCTCGGCACGAAATCCCTCACGAACACCTGCTCAATCCAATCCTAACTATACTTACTTATCTACTCAAATCGACGGAATGAATGCTAACAGGAGGAGTACGACAATTATCCAATCCAAGAAGGAACTTTTTACACGTGACAGCCCAAACAAGTGTGAGAACTGACCGACACACGACACGAgtactgcatgcatgcatgttgcTGCTGTGCTGTTACCTGGTCGTAGTTGAGGACTTCGCCGGAGGAGCTGTCGACGGCGGCGATGGTGCCGATGGGCTGGCCCCGGAAGCAGACAAGCGAGCGCCTGAGAGCGTCCCAGGCGTCGCCGACCAGCGGGTGGGGCTCGAAGGAGAGCCGCGTGGAGGAGGCGGGGGTGCCGGTGAGCGAACGGAGCCCGCCGCCCGGGGAGTACATGCTCTCATAGCTGTCCATGTACCCGCCGGCGCCGCGGCCGTCCATGGCGGAGAGGTAGAGGTCGCCGAGCGAGCGGTCGTCGAAGGACCGCTGCCGCTCCACGTTGATCCGCGGGCGGTGGTTCAGCAGCCGCGACAGGTCGAAGTCGTCCGTGTCAACCACGGACGCGTGCGACGGCGTCGCCGCTCCGGTCCCCGCCACCTCCATCTCGCAGACCGCCGTGGCCGCCGCGCGACGAGAAGGCAAGAAAGGTCGATCGGCTAGACTAGTCGCGCGCGAAGCGGATACGACGGCGAGTAGGAGCGGGAACAGGCCAAAAGAGAGGGTGTAGAAAGGCAGGTGACTTATATAATATGGGAGCTCGCCGGAGTTGTGTTCCTGCCTGGGCGGTGGCTCTGCTGCTGGAGTGTATAGCCGGGCTCCGGAGTGGTACATATAGGAGTCTGGATGACGTGTGGGGACGGGAAGGGCAGCGGCCCGCGTGGCGGGGACCTATTGGGAATGGGAAGCGGGAATTGCGGTTTTCGTTTGTGGGCGCGACGGCCGAGCGGGGCTGTGGTTCGCCGGGTGCGTGCTTGCTTGGGGACTTGGGGGGTGGTGCCTGGTTGTCAGGGCCTACGAGTGATGAGTGATGAGCGATGACCAGAGTGCTGACTCGTTTTCTCGACAGATTTCAGGTTGGAGGGTCTCCCGTTTGACTTGAGTTTCAAAATCTCGGCATTTTTTTTTGAACAAACACCGGAGTGGAGAGCTTCTCCATCTGAATATACTCCCTTTTGAGTGGAGTATTACTCAAAAGTATGGCATGGCTTTGCCATTACATCAAAGAGTACAACAGGAGCAGAGGAACAAACGGCAAGACAAGGCGGCATCTCTAGTAACCGGGTCTTTAAACCTAAACATTCAAAGAGTTTGTATTTGACGTTTCAAACTTAAAGGACATCTCCGgttgattcccccccccccccccttttcccaCGCCCTGAAGTAGCGTCGCTTGGGAACGAACCGACCCTAAAATCGATTTGGGGATAATCGGGTTCCCAACCGCCTTGCCAAAGTCGCCTCCCACACATTGTTTTTTAAATTAAAATCAGACCAAATTCGTAGAAATTTAGGCGATTTTGTTaaaatgtgtacaaacttaaaaaaaataaaaacataaaaaactacgtcgccgccgccgtcctaccGCCGCTAACCTAGTTCAAACCGAGGAGCTGGTAGAAggcgttgtagtcgtcgtcgtcgtcatcgtcggcgccgccgtcgccgtcgtgcgCATCGTCCTTGCTGTAGCCTTGCCCTGGATCGTCGTTGCAGACAGGGGTTGTCCGCGTCAGCGTCTCCAGGTCACCATCATCGAGGACGATGATGCCGCCCTCTTCGCGACCACGGCACCGCACGGCGATCTCTTCCAAAGCGCGGCGATGGCGCTCCATTTCCTCCCGGAAGTAGTCGTTGCGCGAGCACTTCAGGTCAGTGTCTAGGTCGGCGGCCATCTCGACGTGCTCTTGCTTGACGACCTTCGGCGACGTCgtcggctccttctccttcttcagcctGACCAGTTGAAGGTGGTcgtagggaggcaaaggttggcaACGACCCTCGTTTATGACAAGGTTGCCGACACGGCTGCGAGGCACTCCGACGTCTCCTGGGGATTGACCTTCACGGTGGCGAGTGGCAGCGTCGTGCAGGAGGAGCGGGAGGAGGACCCCGCCATTCGGCTCGGCAGCCATGAGCTGCCGCTCCGGCGCGAGAGCGACGACATCGAGTACTCTAGTGGCGGCTCGTTGTCGCCCTCAATGTGTTCAAGGATAACGTGGAGCATGCGCCCACGGACGCCCCACCACTGACGACGGTCGTCTAAGTTGTGGCGCCCCCTTGGCACAAGAAACCCGTTGGTGGAGGCGAGCTGGTCGGCGTGGCGGCGTTGGAAGTACGCCGTCCACACGGGGAGATTGTCGATGGTGTACCTTTCTTCCTATCGCACGTGCTCCGACAAAGACGGTCGGAAGCACGCAATCTCGCTGCAGCGTTCCGTGGCGGATGACGGAGGGGGCACGGGGACTCCTCCAGCAGTCAATCTTCAGGCGTGCGGCACGCGCATGTCTCGCGACGCAGTGTATTTGGCCTCCTGGAGGGCATGCGCCTCCCACTCGTGCAACAAATGGAGGCCGAAGCCGTTGGCAGCCGCTCCGTCGCCGGGGACCCGCTCTGCCATGGACTCGAGAAAGGTTTGGTGGTAGAGTCGAGAGAGATGGGAGAAGAGGATGGAAGGCGAGTGTACGGCGAGCGGCGCCGACACGCGACTTTTATAGCGGGGAAGGGGCAAGAGCGGTGTGCACGCCTGGCGGGAAAGGGGGATGCGGCgcggcatgccatcactgtgccgCCAGATCCTGGAATCCGGCGCGTTGAACCGGCGTGGGAGCCAaggcgacgaggacgacgaaCGTTCTCGGTGATGCCCAGTCTTGCTGACTGAGTGGGTCCATGCGGGAGGAATTTGGCGTGGTTTCTTTTCTCGCCAAATTTCTTTCCCCCGACGCCCCTAGCCGCCCCCTGGCGCGTTGGGTCCAGTCTGGGTCCGTCGGCACCAATTTCGGCCTAAACCAACGAAAAACGAGGTCCTAGGGCCGCGACTGGGCGGATTTTTTAGCATCGGCGACAAAAAGGAGCTTGGGGGCTATTGGGGGTGTTGCTGGGGATGCCCTAAGACATGttgaaggaaagaaaaaaatgttTGTGTCGCTGGTGcaagagctcgggtggagccctagtCCATTGTCACCCCATCCCTATGCCTCCTCCCCTACCACCATTGACGGTGTAAGCCCTCTCGACGAACGGTGATGTGAGGAGCTGGTCTCCATTTGGCTTGTGACGACGGTCAATTGCTGGGGCATAGCGGTAATGTCGCGGGAGGCTGCTAGATCTGTCGAGCGACAAGATTTGGGTCATCGGCTTTAGTTGACGGTGAGGCTTTAGTTTGTGGTGGCTCTCGTGTGCCCTTCACGCATCAGCTTCGAGACGTGGGTGGTCTAGTGCACATGTGGTGCATGAGGGTGTTGGTTCAGGTGGTCGAGGCAAAAGTTTGTCAGGTTCTTGTCGGCTAATGGTGTTGGCACCAGTGGGAGTTTCACCTCCTTGGAAGCGCCATTGTGGAGGTATGCAACCTCTCCCACCCTCTGATCATGCTCTTTGGGTAAAAGCCCAAGGCCCATGTTAGGTCAGGTAACGACGTCAACATCATTGGTTCCCCCAGTGGGCATCGCCTTGAAAACCTTTAATCTTGGCTATGTTTTTGGGGGGCTAGATGCTCACGGCATCTGCGGTCGACTGGTGATCATCCGGACATGTGGGGATGTTGGGGTGGTGGTCCCGGGTCCGTCTGACGTCTTCTCTTGTTTTTGCGATGATGGCGGCTTCATATGGAATTGGGTTGCGACTGAGGTTTGGTAATCGGTGTCTCTCGACGTGTTCAAGGGTTCTCCATGCCTCACCTTGTCTTTGTGGAATCGGAGTTGCGGAGCAGGGCCTCGACGGTGACGATTGCATGATATGGTGTTCGACTATGGTTGCTTGCTCAACACAAAGTTATCCATTTTCTCGAGCATGGTTCGTCCCCATAGTCATAGTTGTCtgtgttagagtaaaacgagattgagtgaaagtgaatggacgattagtcctgatttctattgattctcaagtttatatacatctggaagaggtgcgaagaagaagtgtctgttcggaggcatccctccagaacaggtgcctgttggcaatagagagagagaggagacacgactgttcgggttggacacatcccttgAATTAAtatactaattaatttctaacactcccccttgtacaacactcctccttgaatgtttcatcgttgaaagcttcttgcatatagatcttACATCTTGATAAATCTTCcagataatcttgagagtctcccccaaaaaccctgtggagaaaatatgaggagaatagagtagatatgttgctaaaactccttcaaacccagtgggaaaaataaggagaaaatgatgcaacatatgatgatcattgtctcttgataactcatatgagaaaacctttgaagaaggagaaaactcattgataagtttagagaacaattaatatgtcttgaatACTTCATTTAAAAACCCTAgcagggaaaatagaaagtatgacatatgatctttaagaagatattgcctcactaaaaaccattatgagaaacttgagagaaaactcataagggaaaagagtgcgATCGTACATGTCATtggaaactcctttaaaacccagtgggaaaaatacaaggagaaaatgatatggcatataaagacacttgtgtttatattatcttgttaaaaaccttttatgagaaaccattatgGAAAAACTTATCaaggaaaaagagtacaatatatgcaatctgatgattgttaataggttatagtctgggagattactcccctgaactttgcaaatatggaggatgtctcataccaatgccattgacatgaacatgagattgtgtataatctgttggattatcacaatatttcgtttgcaaattatttcctgaactttctataatccatgaggataagtaatttctgagcaatgtaatttgtgatattgctcttcatataacctgtaggtattgagtaacacaagtggaagtatcttgataaatcaagttatgtgattctgatgaatctcaaccacacgattttgagtgtggttaatcattctgccaagccatacatatttttgcaatgctttaagataaagcaattatgtcagaatgataagtggaaataaccattaaaattcatttatatgacttccatgtgaaggctatttcagcaaattcagtcattgatatggcgtcgttgggatcaaataaaaagccagtatcattacatcatatcatggtcatatcttctatttactgatggaaatattcaagatttactgtaatcttcagatataagatgatagtacttatatcaaccatataccttttgtttgaggttgcactccgaataaacatagcaaatatagtgtcaggcctgacgcagtttgcaagtatatgagtgctttgacattagtgaaatatag
This window encodes:
- the LOC123426750 gene encoding cytosolic invertase 1-like produces the protein MYHSGARLYTPAAEPPPRQEHNSGELPYYISHLPFYTLSFGLFPLLLAVVSASRATSLADRPFLPSRRAAATAVCEMEVAGTGAATPSHASVVDTDDFDLSRLLNHRPRINVERQRSFDDRSLGDLYLSAMDGRGAGGYMDSYESMYSPGGGLRSLTGTPASSTRLSFEPHPLVGDAWDALRRSLVCFRGQPIGTIAAVDSSSGEVLNYDQVFVRDFVPSALAFLMNGEPEIVKNFLLKTLLLQGWEKRIDRFKLGEGAMPASFKVLKDPKRGVDTLAADFGESAIGRVAPADSGFWWIILLRAYTKSTGDLTLAETPECQKGIRLIMNQCLAEGFDTFPTLLCADGCCMIDRRMGVYGYPIEIQALFFMSLRCALLLLKPEAEGNKDIMERIVTRLHALSYHMRTYFWLDFQQLNDIYRFKTEEYSHTAVNKFNVIPESIPDWLFDFMPSRGGYFVGNVSPARMDFRWFALGNCVAILASLATPEQAGAIMDLIEERWEDLIGEMPLKICYPAIEGHEWQNVTGCDPKNTRWSYHNGGSWPVLIWLLTAACIKTGRLKIARRAIDLAEARLARDSWPEYYDGKLGRYVGKQARKHQTWSIAGYLVAKMMLEDPSHLGMISLEEDKAMNPVLKRSASWTV